Proteins encoded within one genomic window of Ottowia sp. SB7-C50:
- a CDS encoding class I SAM-dependent methyltransferase has protein sequence MSDIRADSAAAMEALARGQLHLQAGERALAAAALRQALNDATARLTAHNLIERHALEGAFVEWMGFNCEIAPADDIFRFFENHPTSVNPLRDYLADGWRTLSELMLLLEAADRPLLKTSSVLEFASGHGRFTRHLVKALGAQRVTVSDVVPDAVDFARRAFGVTGVLSTTRPEDLHWPRRYELVFVLSLFSHLPRSSWARWLMRLFDAVEPGGLLVISTHGEEAARRQNVALDETGFFFAASSESAAIDVQEYGTAFTSEAFVRERIAETLGSDCLMGFEPSWFWRHQDAFVLRRPA, from the coding sequence ATGTCTGATATCCGAGCCGATAGTGCCGCTGCGATGGAAGCGTTGGCGCGTGGCCAGTTGCATCTGCAGGCGGGCGAGCGGGCGTTGGCTGCGGCCGCATTGCGCCAGGCGCTGAACGACGCCACTGCACGGCTGACGGCGCATAACCTGATCGAACGCCACGCGCTGGAAGGGGCTTTCGTCGAGTGGATGGGCTTCAACTGCGAGATCGCACCGGCAGACGACATCTTTCGCTTTTTCGAAAACCATCCGACGTCGGTCAACCCGCTGCGCGATTACCTGGCCGATGGCTGGCGCACGCTGTCGGAGTTGATGCTGTTGCTGGAGGCAGCCGACCGCCCGCTGCTGAAAACGTCCTCCGTGCTGGAGTTCGCCAGTGGTCACGGGCGCTTCACGCGCCATCTGGTGAAAGCACTGGGTGCGCAACGGGTGACGGTGTCGGACGTGGTGCCTGATGCGGTGGATTTTGCTCGGCGGGCATTTGGGGTCACAGGGGTGTTGTCCACGACGCGGCCGGAAGACCTGCACTGGCCCCGGCGTTATGAGCTGGTGTTTGTGTTGTCACTGTTCAGCCATCTGCCCCGCAGCAGTTGGGCCCGCTGGTTGATGCGGCTGTTCGATGCGGTCGAGCCGGGTGGCCTGCTGGTGATTTCAACGCATGGCGAGGAGGCTGCGCGCCGCCAGAATGTGGCACTGGACGAAACGGGCTTCTTTTTTGCCGCATCGAGCGAATCGGCTGCGATCGACGTACAGGAATACGGGACCGCGTTTACCTCTGAGGCATTCGTTCGCGAGCGCATTGCCGAAACGCTGGGCAGCGACTGCCTGATGGGTTTTGAGCCCAGTTGGTTCTGGCGGCATCAGGATGCCTTCGTGCTGCGCAGGCCTGCGTGA
- a CDS encoding class I SAM-dependent methyltransferase encodes MDWTALLDVTAAGPVAPEQARIALARGRELLAQGDAAAAAVALRQAAMVPETQLAAYNLIETHALPGAFSEWMGLDARIDPGDDVYGFFTGHGTWSSPMRDYLADGWRTLAELMLLLERAGTALVHCSTVLEFASGHGRFTRHLVKALGAERVTVSDVVPGAVAFSMAHFGVEGLLSTAEPEDIVWPRRYDLVFVLSLFSHLPQVSWSRWLARVWQAVAPGGRLVFSTHGEYAAKRAGVTLDAQGFHFVADSESSAIDAQQYGTAYTSADFVRTQLAACAPDGVGCQIAPAWFWAHQDAFVLQRPSVS; translated from the coding sequence ATGGATTGGACCGCTTTGCTGGATGTCACGGCCGCTGGCCCGGTCGCGCCCGAGCAGGCGCGCATCGCACTGGCGCGAGGCCGCGAATTGCTGGCCCAGGGCGATGCAGCCGCTGCTGCAGTGGCCTTGCGGCAGGCTGCGATGGTGCCTGAAACCCAGCTGGCGGCGTACAACCTGATTGAGACCCATGCGTTGCCGGGTGCATTTTCCGAATGGATGGGACTGGATGCCCGCATCGATCCGGGCGACGACGTGTATGGGTTCTTCACGGGCCATGGCACCTGGTCGAGCCCGATGCGGGACTATCTGGCTGATGGCTGGCGCACGCTGGCCGAGTTGATGCTGTTGCTAGAGCGTGCGGGCACCGCATTGGTGCATTGCAGTACGGTTCTGGAGTTTGCCAGCGGCCATGGGCGCTTTACGCGGCATCTGGTGAAGGCATTGGGCGCCGAGCGTGTAACGGTTTCGGACGTGGTGCCGGGCGCGGTGGCATTTTCGATGGCGCACTTCGGGGTGGAGGGCCTGCTTTCGACGGCAGAGCCGGAAGACATCGTCTGGCCGCGCCGGTATGACCTGGTGTTTGTGCTGTCACTTTTCAGCCATCTGCCGCAGGTGAGCTGGTCTCGCTGGCTGGCACGGGTCTGGCAGGCGGTGGCGCCTGGGGGGCGGCTGGTATTCAGTACCCATGGTGAATATGCCGCGAAGCGCGCCGGTGTGACACTGGATGCGCAGGGCTTTCACTTCGTGGCGGACAGCGAGTCGTCGGCGATCGACGCTCAGCAGTATGGTACGGCGTATACCAGCGCAGACTTCGTAAGGACGCAGCTGGCAGCCTGTGCGCCAGACGGTGTGGGATGCCAAATCGCTCCGGCATGGTTCTGGGCACACCAAGATGCGTTCGTGCTCCAGCGGCCGTCGGTGTCCTGA
- a CDS encoding ABC transporter permease, with protein sequence MRSPLVDDARTLWRLRSLVRVLTRRELVARFAGAAGGVLWAWVQPLLTIASYYLVFDIVFAMRMGENAPTQRVGTYLIVGMMAWTAFADAVQRGMSSLVDAGGILQKNPLPPVLFPTRAVLASALVYAPMLLLLALGYWPLHQGSPAVLAMLPMVLLQIALAWLLGYLLSILMAALRDVAQVVAFMLSVGPFLAPVLFPITLFPEGWRWLLWLNPMTAWVLGYQAVLLKGAWPPAEVWLAMGVWLVVLGLALDVALRRSREQLVDWL encoded by the coding sequence ATGAGATCTCCGTTAGTTGACGACGCGCGGACGCTGTGGCGCCTGCGCAGCTTGGTGCGGGTGCTGACGCGTCGCGAACTGGTGGCGCGCTTTGCGGGTGCGGCGGGCGGCGTGCTGTGGGCCTGGGTGCAGCCGCTGTTGACGATTGCGTCGTATTACCTGGTGTTTGACATTGTGTTTGCCATGCGCATGGGCGAAAACGCGCCGACGCAGCGGGTGGGCACTTATCTGATCGTCGGCATGATGGCCTGGACGGCGTTTGCCGACGCCGTGCAGCGCGGCATGTCGAGTCTGGTGGACGCGGGCGGTATCCTGCAGAAGAACCCGCTGCCTCCGGTGCTGTTTCCGACCCGGGCCGTGCTGGCGAGCGCGTTGGTGTATGCGCCCATGCTGTTGTTGCTGGCGCTGGGTTATTGGCCGCTGCACCAGGGGTCGCCCGCCGTGCTGGCGATGTTGCCGATGGTGCTTTTGCAGATCGCGCTGGCGTGGCTGCTGGGCTATTTGCTCTCTATTTTGATGGCGGCGCTGCGTGATGTGGCGCAGGTTGTGGCCTTCATGCTGTCGGTGGGGCCGTTTCTGGCGCCGGTGTTGTTCCCGATCACGTTGTTTCCTGAAGGCTGGCGCTGGCTGCTGTGGCTCAACCCCATGACGGCCTGGGTGCTGGGCTATCAGGCGGTGTTGCTGAAAGGGGCGTGGCCCCCGGCCGAGGTGTGGCTGGCGATGGGCGTCTGGCTGGTCGTGCTGGGGTTGGCGCTGGACGTGGCGCTTCGCCGCAGCCGCGAACAATTGGTGGATTGGTTATGA
- a CDS encoding ABC transporter ATP-binding protein gives MTPQAAMFAETVLRVRDLGKEYRLYSSPRQRLKAVLTGRSTHQSHWALREVSFDLQRGQCIGIVGDNGAGKSSLLKLLAGTLRPTTGSIERIGRVTAILELGAGFHPEFSGRDNLYFGGSMIGISREEMVRLEPEIIEFSGLAEAIDRPVKTYSSGMAVRLAFALVTAVQPDVLIVDEALAVGDQQFQKKCIDRITAFREAGCTILFCSHSPYHVRTLCDQALWLEHGRMREFGDTEAVLGAYETHSRQIEAPVEVAEAAAPPPLPYERGPTSALIVSCELSNLREGNPGLLDSRDLVARITVRGKGDERPNIGFMIEQARGVGITSLATHEEGAAPVYLGDRTWRSVLTFPELPLHSGDYVISVFLFDESGLVTYDLWFKFLTFRFLSPKLMPGLVRLPHHWS, from the coding sequence ATGACGCCGCAAGCCGCCATGTTTGCTGAAACGGTACTTCGAGTTCGCGACCTGGGCAAGGAGTACCGTCTGTACAGTTCGCCGCGTCAGCGCCTGAAGGCGGTGCTGACCGGGCGCAGCACCCACCAGAGCCATTGGGCCTTGCGGGAGGTTTCGTTTGATTTGCAGCGCGGCCAGTGCATCGGCATAGTGGGCGACAACGGGGCAGGCAAGAGTTCGCTGCTCAAGTTGCTGGCTGGCACGCTGCGCCCGACCACCGGGAGCATTGAGCGCATTGGCCGGGTGACGGCGATTCTGGAGCTGGGCGCCGGCTTTCACCCCGAATTCAGCGGCCGCGACAATCTGTACTTTGGCGGCAGCATGATTGGCATCAGCCGCGAGGAGATGGTGCGGCTGGAGCCGGAGATCATCGAATTTTCGGGGTTGGCCGAGGCAATTGATCGACCGGTCAAGACCTATTCGTCTGGCATGGCGGTGCGGCTGGCCTTTGCATTGGTGACGGCGGTGCAGCCAGATGTGCTGATTGTGGACGAGGCGCTGGCGGTGGGGGATCAGCAGTTCCAGAAGAAATGCATCGACCGGATTACGGCGTTTCGCGAGGCGGGCTGCACGATTCTTTTCTGCTCGCACAGCCCCTATCACGTGCGTACGCTTTGCGATCAGGCCTTGTGGCTGGAGCACGGACGCATGCGGGAGTTTGGTGATACCGAGGCGGTGCTGGGCGCCTACGAGACGCATTCGCGCCAGATTGAGGCGCCAGTCGAAGTGGCGGAGGCCGCCGCGCCGCCGCCTCTGCCGTATGAGCGCGGGCCGACGTCGGCGCTGATCGTGTCGTGCGAGTTGTCGAACCTGCGTGAAGGAAATCCGGGGCTGCTGGACAGCCGTGATCTGGTGGCGAGGATCACGGTGCGCGGCAAGGGCGATGAGCGACCGAATATCGGCTTCATGATCGAGCAGGCGCGTGGGGTGGGCATCACGTCGCTGGCAACCCACGAAGAGGGTGCTGCGCCGGTGTATCTGGGCGACCGGACGTGGCGCTCGGTGCTGACTTTCCCCGAGTTGCCATTGCACAGCGGCGACTACGTGATCAGTGTGTTCCTTTTCGACGAGAGCGGGTTGGTCACGTACGATCTGTGGTTCAAGTTCCTGACGTTCCGCTTCCTGTCGCCCAAGCTGATGCCGGGGCTGGTTCGCCTGCCTCACCACTGGAGTTGA